Proteins encoded within one genomic window of Alosa alosa isolate M-15738 ecotype Scorff River chromosome 24, AALO_Geno_1.1, whole genome shotgun sequence:
- the tspan5a gene encoding tetraspanin-5a, translating into MSGKHYKGHEVSCCIKYFIFGFNIIFWLLGMAFLAIALWAWSEKGVLSNLSSITDLGGLDPVWLFMVVGAVMFILGFAGCIGALRENTFLLKFFSVFLGIIFFLELTAGVLAFVFKDWIKDQLNFFINNNIRAYRDDIDLQNLIDFTQEYWECCGAFDADDWNLNVYFNCTDTNPSREKCGVPFSCCTKDPAEDVINTQCGYDVRAKTDAEQKNYIHVKGCVPQFEKWLQDNLTVVAGIFIGIALLQIFGICLAQNLVSDIEAVRASCLFS; encoded by the exons CTCCTGGGAATGGCCTTCCTGGCCATCGCACTCTGGGCATGGAGTGAGAAG ggtgTCCTGTCCAACCTGTCATCCATCACTGATCTGGGGGGACTGGACCCCGTGTGGCTGTTCATGGTGGTGGGGGCCGTCATGTTCATCCTGGGCTTCGCCGGCTGCATCGGAGCCCTCCGAGAAAACACCTTCCTTCTCAAGttt ttctctgtgtttttagggATCATTTTCTTCTTGGAATTGACAGCTGGTGTGTTGGCCTTCGTCTTTAAGGACTGGATCAAAGACCAACTCAACTTCTTTATCAACAACAACATCCGAGCCTACCGTGACGACATCGACCTGCAGAACCTCATCGACTTCACCCAGGAATAc TGGGAGTGCTGTGGTGCATTTGACGCTGACGACTGGAACCTGAATGTCTACTTTAACTGCACCGACACCAACCCCAGCCGAGAGAAGTGTGGCGTTCCCTTCTCCTGCTGCACCAAGGACCCAGCG GAGGatgtcataaacacacagtGTGGATATGACGTGCGAGCCAAGACG GACGCGGAGCAGAAGAACTACATCCATGTGAAGGGCTGCGTGCCGCAGTTTGAGAAGTGGCTCCAGGACAACCTGACCGTAGTGGCTGGAATCTTCATAGGCATCGCACTACTACAG ATATTTGGGATCTGTTTGGCCCAGAACCTGGTCAGTGATATCGAGGCTGTCAGAGCCAGCTG tTTGTTCAGCTGA